A stretch of the Ptychodera flava strain L36383 chromosome 18, AS_Pfla_20210202, whole genome shotgun sequence genome encodes the following:
- the LOC139117385 gene encoding alanyl-tRNA editing protein Aarsd1-like: MVFECQRDSFKTEFDTKVVSCKPAELETLSDGKKEKLKGYEVIVEDTVLFPEGGGQPDDRGTMNGIDVLRITRQGADAIHFVQTPLDVGTEVHQVVDWKRRFDNMQQHTGQHLVTAIADNMYGYKTTSWAFGQEKCSIELDTPKMTDEQVAIIEDAANEAIRKCTPVIPKCYEADDKELDGIRGRGLPDDHVGLVRVITIEGIDSNMCCGTHVYNLSQLQVIKILGVEKGKKNKTNLIYLTGNRVLNYLGKCYNTEKALCTALKCSPEQHVDMANKLQKNIREALKSKTSLLREVAKYEAEQYKNKTDREEILSIHRKDGDNEYMNIIANEIGQENGVIFASVGNDKGAGLFLLSGPADLISEAGPKIAEILDGKGAGKNGRYQGKANNLKKRKDAEALLRSSLQKNKSEKE; the protein is encoded by the exons ATGGTGTTTGAGTGTCAGAGAGACAGTTTCAAAACAGAG TTTGATACGAAAGTTGTATCTTGTAAACCTGCGGAGCTTGAGACTCTCAGCGATGGAAAAAAGGAGAAGTTAAAAGGGTATGAGGTCATCGTAGAAGATACTGTGCTGTTTCCTGAAGGTGGTGGACAG CCAGATGACAGGGGCACG ATGAATGGTATTGATGTGTTGAGGATAACACGACAGGGTGCAGATGCCATACACTTTGTTCAGACACCGTTAGACGTCGGAACAGAAGTTCACCAAGTTGTTGACTGGAAAAGAAGATTTGATAACATGCAGCAACATACAG GTCAACATTTGGTGACAGCTATTGCTGATAATATGTATGGCTACAAAACAACATCATG GGCGTTTGGTCAGGAAAAGTGTTCCATTGAACTAGACACACCAAAGATGACAGATGAACAAGTCGCAATAATAGAAGATGCTGCCAATGAGGCGATCAGGAAATGTACTCCAGTGATTCCAAAGTGTTATGAAGCAGACGACAAAGAATTAGATGGA ATTCGTGGCAGAGGTTTACCAGATGATCATGTTGGTCTGGTTCGTGTAATTACAATAGAAGGAATAGATTCTAACATGTGTTGTGGAACTCATGTATACAATTTAAGTCAACTACAG GTTATCAAGATACTTGGTGTTGAGAAGGGTAAGAAAAACAAGACCAATCTGATATACCTGACTGGAAACAGAGTTTTAAACTACCTTGGCAAATGTTACAATACAGAGAAAGCACTATGTACAGCGTTGAA ATGTAGTCCTGAGCAGCATGTAGACATGGCAAATAAACTTCAGAAAAATATAAGAGAAGCACTTAAG TCAAAGACATCACTGCTAAGAGAAGTTGCAAAGTATGAAGCAGAGCAGTACAAGAACAAAACTGACAGAGAAGAGATACTCAGCATCCATAGAAAAGATGGAGACaatgaatacatgaatataattgcaaatgaaattggaCAAGAG AATGGAGTCATCTTTGCAAGTGTAGGCAATGACAAAGGTGCAGGATTATTTCTCCTATCAGGACCAGCAGATCTCATCTCAGAGGCAGGACCAaa GATTGCTGAGATCCTGGATGGAAAAGGAGCCGGAAAAAACGGCAGATATCAGGGGAAAGCCAACAATCTGAAGAAGAGGAAAGATGCCGAAGCATTGCTCAGATCAAGTctacaaaaaaacaaatcagAAAAAGAGTGA